A stretch of the Actinoalloteichus fjordicus genome encodes the following:
- a CDS encoding ABC transporter ATP-binding protein, translating to MRLQLTGVDLSIGDDRIVHQAGFDVVSGSFVGLVGPNGSGKTTLLRSVYRSLRPDAGVVRVGDDDVWRLAPRQAARRTAAVLQSDSSPAGLTVAEVVALGRTPHHGLLERPGSRDREVVLDAMTRTATADFADRAFGTLSGGERQRVLVARALVQEPRLLILDEPTNHLDIRARFELLALVRTTGVTTLAVLHELEMAARTCDELVVLDRGRIVAVGPVLDVLTPAMLRSVFGVNAEAQRHSDGVVRIHYAAQPLAGARDAAEQAADPSARRAGPPG from the coding sequence ATGAGACTGCAGCTGACCGGGGTGGACCTCTCCATCGGCGACGATCGGATCGTCCACCAGGCCGGTTTCGACGTGGTTTCGGGCTCCTTCGTCGGGCTGGTGGGCCCGAACGGCAGCGGCAAGACGACCCTGCTGCGCTCGGTCTACCGCTCGCTGCGGCCCGACGCGGGCGTCGTCCGCGTCGGCGACGACGACGTCTGGCGGCTGGCTCCGCGCCAGGCGGCCCGCCGTACGGCTGCGGTGCTGCAGAGCGACTCCTCCCCGGCCGGGCTGACCGTCGCCGAGGTCGTCGCGCTCGGGCGGACTCCGCATCACGGCCTCCTCGAACGTCCTGGCTCCCGGGATCGGGAGGTCGTCCTGGACGCCATGACCAGGACGGCGACGGCCGACTTCGCCGATCGGGCGTTCGGGACGCTGTCCGGCGGCGAGCGTCAACGCGTGCTGGTCGCCAGGGCGCTCGTCCAGGAGCCTCGGCTGCTGATCCTCGACGAGCCGACCAACCACCTGGACATCCGCGCCCGCTTCGAACTGCTGGCCCTGGTGCGCACGACGGGGGTCACCACCCTGGCGGTGCTGCACGAGCTGGAGATGGCGGCGCGGACCTGTGACGAGCTGGTGGTCCTCGACCGGGGTCGGATCGTGGCGGTCGGCCCCGTCCTCGACGTGCTCACCCCCGCCATGCTCCGCTCGGTCTTCGGCGTCAACGCCGAGGCGCAGCGCCATTCCGACGGGGTGGTGCGCATTCACTATGCCGCCCAGCCGCTCGCGGGTGCCCGAGACGCTGCGGAGCAGGCGGCAGACCCGTCCGCCCGCCGAGCCGGTCCGCCCGGCTGA
- a CDS encoding FecCD family ABC transporter permease produces MAERRGTAPFGRVPLVPLAAGLLIVLAVTMLVAIGIGSVHIGLADTWRVIVDRLTGRPPADVVDDQILWGYRVPRVLLAALCGAGLSVAGVVLQAVVANPLADPYLLGISSGASVGAVLVMTIGTGVFAGLAGLGVTGAAFLGALLAVVLVFALGQRGGRLVPTRLVLSGVAVGYLLAAVTSFVQLQANPNELRRVMFWMLGSVAGAQWEQLPLTAAIVLASTGLLVLYGRRLNALVTGEESATALGVDVWRLRIGLLITASLITASLISVAGGIGFVGLMIPHLVRLAFGVDHRRLLPLSALIGASYLVLVDLLSRVVDPPNELPLGIVTAVFGAPFFVWLIRRGRGWDAA; encoded by the coding sequence ATGGCCGAGCGCCGAGGCACGGCGCCGTTCGGTCGGGTTCCGCTGGTTCCACTGGCCGCGGGCCTGCTGATCGTCCTCGCCGTCACGATGCTCGTGGCGATCGGCATCGGTTCCGTCCACATCGGACTTGCGGACACCTGGCGCGTGATCGTCGACCGCCTCACGGGTCGACCGCCCGCCGACGTCGTCGACGACCAGATCCTGTGGGGCTACCGGGTGCCGAGGGTCTTGTTGGCCGCGCTGTGCGGGGCGGGCCTGTCGGTGGCGGGCGTCGTCCTGCAGGCCGTCGTCGCCAACCCGTTGGCCGATCCCTACCTCCTGGGCATCTCCTCGGGTGCCTCAGTGGGCGCGGTCCTGGTGATGACGATCGGGACCGGCGTGTTCGCCGGACTCGCGGGCCTCGGCGTCACCGGCGCCGCCTTCCTCGGCGCGCTGCTCGCGGTGGTCCTGGTCTTCGCGCTCGGCCAGCGCGGCGGCAGGCTGGTGCCGACCCGACTGGTGCTCTCGGGCGTCGCGGTCGGCTACCTGCTGGCCGCCGTCACCAGTTTCGTCCAGTTGCAGGCGAATCCGAACGAGCTGCGCCGGGTGATGTTCTGGATGCTGGGCAGCGTCGCGGGCGCGCAGTGGGAGCAGCTGCCCCTCACCGCCGCCATCGTCCTGGCGAGCACCGGGCTGCTCGTCCTCTACGGCAGGCGACTCAACGCGCTGGTCACCGGCGAGGAGTCGGCCACCGCGCTGGGCGTGGACGTGTGGCGACTGCGCATCGGCCTGCTGATCACCGCATCGCTGATCACCGCCTCGCTGATCTCGGTCGCAGGCGGCATCGGCTTCGTCGGCCTGATGATCCCGCACCTGGTGCGGCTGGCCTTCGGCGTCGATCACCGACGCCTCCTGCCGCTGTCGGCCTTGATCGGCGCGTCCTATCTGGTGCTGGTCGACCTGCTCTCCCGCGTCGTCGATCCGCCCAACGAACTGCCGCTGGGCATCGTCACCGCCGTCTTCGGCGCGCCGTTCTTCGTCTGGCTGATTCGGCGTGGCCGAGGATGGGATGCCGCATGA
- a CDS encoding ABC transporter substrate-binding protein: MVTRRRLIAVAAAAVLAASAGCANTVSETPPVGAAAQQSPAGYPVVIENCGEEYTFPAPPERTVVMNGGSVAEVSSMLALGLGDRIVANAQDYGASEVDGRQQEIEALSTGGLALNESGDIPREAMLALRPDFVLATYDGGFSADLGHATRDELRRLGANSYVPARSCGPTGTVDGEPVIEDGYELITDLGTIFDVPERAEEVIAQSRAAIAEIEAQVAGAAEKNVLVLFVGMSMGSGGLGDVGATGIWNDVLARAGAVNAFGDASEGMFADVSREHAAQAAVDGVVIVSYRHPDPESEARRLFDEFPQWAAARDEDFVVLSDSIYLGPSNAEAVEAIARMAHPERF; this comes from the coding sequence GTGGTGACTCGGCGAAGGCTGATCGCCGTGGCGGCGGCGGCGGTGCTGGCGGCCTCGGCGGGCTGTGCGAACACGGTTTCGGAGACCCCGCCTGTGGGTGCTGCGGCGCAGCAGAGCCCGGCGGGCTACCCCGTGGTGATCGAGAACTGCGGCGAGGAGTACACCTTCCCCGCACCGCCCGAACGCACCGTCGTGATGAACGGCGGCTCGGTCGCCGAGGTCTCCTCGATGCTGGCGCTGGGGCTGGGCGATCGGATCGTGGCCAACGCGCAGGACTACGGGGCCTCGGAGGTCGACGGTCGGCAGCAGGAGATCGAGGCGCTGTCGACCGGCGGCCTCGCACTGAACGAGTCGGGCGACATCCCGCGCGAGGCGATGCTCGCCCTGCGGCCGGACTTCGTGCTCGCCACCTACGACGGTGGCTTCTCCGCCGACCTGGGGCATGCGACCAGGGACGAACTGCGGCGGCTCGGCGCGAACAGCTATGTCCCGGCCCGAAGCTGCGGCCCGACGGGCACGGTCGACGGCGAACCGGTCATTGAGGACGGCTACGAGCTGATCACCGACCTCGGCACGATCTTCGACGTCCCGGAGCGGGCCGAGGAGGTCATCGCGCAGTCGCGCGCGGCGATCGCGGAGATCGAGGCCCAGGTGGCGGGGGCGGCGGAGAAGAACGTCCTCGTCTTGTTCGTCGGCATGAGCATGGGCTCGGGCGGACTCGGCGACGTCGGAGCCACCGGAATCTGGAACGACGTCCTGGCTCGGGCGGGCGCGGTGAACGCCTTCGGCGACGCCTCCGAGGGCATGTTCGCCGACGTGAGCCGGGAACATGCCGCTCAGGCCGCCGTCGACGGCGTGGTCATCGTGAGCTACCGGCACCCCGACCCGGAGTCGGAGGCACGCAGGCTGTTCGACGAGTTCCCCCAGTGGGCGGCCGCGCGCGACGAGGACTTCGTGGTGCTGTCGGACTCGATCTACCTGGGTCCGAGCAACGCCGAGGCCGTCGAGGCGATCGCGCGCATGGCGCATCCCGAAAGGTTCTGA
- a CDS encoding bifunctional copper resistance protein CopD/cytochrome c oxidase assembly protein: protein MIAVAVVAVTVALAGDVHAPLGDEDPGLITSLGATLLRLSARLAGAVCLGSLVFAAFCTPSAPTGTVTADGYAALRTAGRAAVCWAGAAVLLVPFSAADVAGRPVARMAEPAVLWGLVDALEEPKAWVFVLFCAVFVAVGARWTLSWRPSVLLLVVAAFGVLAPVVVGHAAVGVWHDVATNAMLWHAVAAALWLGTLVALLLHVRRGGARQDLAIRRYHRLSLGCLVILGGSGVISGLIGARPAGLLSTGYGLLIIVKALVLVGLAAIVVVLRRRWLRPSLADDRRPVARLLLIEVVVLGLAAGVSAALSRLVLPAFFSDPASIMETLIGYELTAAPDLASMVLGWRLNLVVGVGALAALVLYLFGARRLRRRGDRWPVGRTVAWIGGCLVVLVATSSGLGRFAPGAFSIHMATHMTLNMLAPVLLVLGGPITLALRALPAAGEGRPPGPREWLVSLSHSRAARLLLHPVTASVVFIGSLFGLYFTGLFGEAMPEHWAHQLMTVHFLVSGYVFYWLVIGVDRPPRPLPHLARLGMLFAAMPFHAFFGVLLMSRPTLIGEMYYRSLDVGWVPDLLADQHLGGAIAWVAGEVPMVLVLIALLVQWSRQDEQDSRRHDRREGAARGDGNNLDSYNAMLAALADRRD from the coding sequence GTGATCGCCGTGGCCGTCGTCGCGGTGACCGTGGCTCTCGCCGGTGACGTGCACGCGCCGCTCGGTGACGAGGACCCCGGCCTGATCACCTCGCTGGGCGCGACGCTGCTACGGCTGTCGGCCCGGCTCGCGGGCGCGGTCTGCCTCGGTTCGTTGGTGTTCGCCGCCTTCTGCACGCCGTCCGCGCCGACGGGCACCGTGACCGCCGACGGCTATGCCGCGCTGCGGACGGCGGGTCGTGCGGCGGTCTGCTGGGCGGGGGCGGCGGTGTTGCTCGTCCCGTTCAGCGCGGCTGACGTCGCCGGTCGACCGGTGGCCAGGATGGCGGAGCCTGCCGTCCTGTGGGGCCTCGTCGACGCGCTCGAGGAGCCGAAGGCGTGGGTGTTCGTGCTGTTCTGCGCGGTCTTCGTGGCCGTGGGTGCGCGCTGGACGCTGTCCTGGCGCCCGAGCGTGCTGCTGCTCGTGGTCGCCGCGTTCGGCGTGCTCGCACCGGTCGTCGTCGGGCATGCCGCCGTGGGTGTCTGGCACGACGTGGCGACCAACGCGATGCTGTGGCACGCGGTGGCGGCGGCACTCTGGCTGGGCACGCTGGTCGCGTTGCTGCTGCATGTGCGTCGCGGCGGAGCCCGTCAGGACCTGGCGATCCGGCGTTACCACCGCCTCTCCCTCGGCTGCCTCGTCATCCTCGGCGGCTCGGGAGTGATCAGCGGCCTGATCGGGGCCCGGCCTGCCGGCCTGCTCAGCACCGGCTACGGACTGCTGATCATCGTCAAGGCCCTCGTCCTGGTCGGACTCGCCGCGATCGTGGTCGTCCTGCGACGGCGGTGGCTTCGGCCCTCCTTGGCCGACGACCGACGACCGGTGGCCCGGCTGCTCCTGATCGAGGTGGTCGTGCTGGGACTGGCCGCCGGGGTGTCCGCCGCGCTGAGCCGACTCGTGTTGCCCGCGTTCTTCTCCGATCCCGCGTCGATCATGGAGACGCTGATCGGCTACGAGCTGACCGCCGCACCCGACCTCGCGAGCATGGTGCTGGGCTGGCGGCTCAACCTGGTGGTCGGCGTCGGGGCGCTGGCCGCGCTGGTGCTCTACCTGTTCGGGGCGCGCAGGCTGCGACGCCGAGGCGACCGCTGGCCGGTCGGGCGCACCGTGGCCTGGATCGGCGGCTGTCTGGTCGTCCTGGTCGCGACGTCGTCCGGGCTCGGTCGGTTCGCCCCCGGCGCCTTCAGCATCCACATGGCCACGCACATGACGCTGAACATGCTGGCTCCGGTGCTGCTGGTGCTGGGCGGACCGATCACGCTCGCGCTGCGCGCCCTGCCCGCCGCAGGCGAGGGACGCCCGCCGGGGCCGAGGGAATGGCTGGTGTCGCTGTCCCATTCCAGGGCAGCCCGGCTGCTGCTGCATCCCGTGACGGCCTCCGTGGTGTTCATCGGCTCGCTCTTCGGGCTGTACTTCACCGGCCTCTTCGGCGAGGCGATGCCGGAGCACTGGGCGCACCAGCTGATGACCGTCCACTTCCTGGTGTCCGGCTACGTCTTCTACTGGCTGGTCATCGGCGTGGACCGGCCGCCTCGGCCACTGCCGCATCTGGCCAGGCTGGGCATGCTGTTCGCCGCGATGCCGTTCCACGCGTTCTTCGGGGTGCTGCTGATGAGCAGGCCGACGCTGATCGGCGAGATGTACTACCGCTCTCTCGACGTGGGCTGGGTGCCCGACCTGCTCGCCGATCAGCATCTCGGTGGGGCGATCGCCTGGGTCGCGGGCGAGGTGCCGATGGTGCTCGTGCTCATCGCCCTGCTCGTCCAGTGGTCCCGACAAGACGAGCAGGACTCGCGTCGACACGATCGTCGGGAGGGTGCGGCGCGCGGCGACGGGAACAACCTGGACTCCTACAACGCGATGCTCGCGGCGCTGGCCGACCGACGAGACTGA
- a CDS encoding helix-turn-helix domain-containing protein — MVRQPLTSEQLEAGRRLGALLRRARAGRDLAEVAQAAGISPETLRKIETGRLPSPGFGTIVCLGEALDVPVQDLAATWRGTDLPLEAVS, encoded by the coding sequence ATGGTCCGTCAACCGCTCACGTCCGAGCAGCTCGAAGCAGGCAGACGTCTCGGCGCCCTGCTGCGCCGCGCGCGAGCGGGACGGGACCTGGCGGAAGTCGCACAGGCGGCGGGCATCTCGCCGGAGACCCTGCGCAAGATCGAGACCGGCCGGCTGCCGTCCCCGGGATTCGGCACGATCGTCTGCCTGGGCGAGGCGCTCGACGTGCCGGTTCAGGACCTGGCGGCGACCTGGCGCGGCACCGACCTGCCGTTGGAGGCCGTCTCGTAG
- the map gene encoding type I methionyl aminopeptidase has translation MIELKTPAEIGRMQVAGRFVAEVLSEVARLADVGVNLLDLEHHVRGMITRRGAESCYWDYTPSFGKGPFRNVICLSVNDAVLHGLPHDYTLRDGDVLSADLAVTIDGWAADSARTIIVGTAAEEDLRLIRATEEALAAAIEAARPGNRLGDISAAIGAVAAAHGYPVNTEFGGHGIGRTMHEDLHVANKGRAGRGMKLRPGLTLALEPWFARTTDRIVYDPDGWTIRSADGSRTAHSEHTVAVTEGAPLVLTRREAENSAPQGNSAGRLSTTDA, from the coding sequence GTGATCGAACTGAAGACGCCTGCGGAGATCGGACGCATGCAGGTGGCCGGGCGTTTCGTCGCCGAGGTGCTCTCCGAGGTCGCCAGGCTCGCCGACGTGGGCGTCAACCTCCTGGACCTAGAGCACCACGTGCGCGGCATGATCACCCGGCGCGGGGCGGAGTCGTGCTACTGGGACTACACCCCGTCCTTCGGCAAGGGCCCGTTCCGCAACGTCATCTGCCTGTCCGTCAACGACGCCGTCCTGCACGGCCTGCCCCACGACTACACCCTGCGCGACGGGGACGTGCTCAGTGCGGATCTCGCGGTCACCATCGACGGCTGGGCGGCGGACTCGGCGCGCACGATCATCGTCGGAACCGCAGCCGAGGAGGACCTGCGACTCATCCGCGCCACCGAGGAGGCGTTGGCGGCGGCGATCGAGGCGGCGCGGCCGGGCAACCGCCTGGGCGACATCTCGGCGGCGATCGGGGCGGTGGCAGCCGCCCACGGCTATCCGGTCAACACCGAGTTCGGTGGTCACGGCATCGGCCGCACCATGCACGAGGATCTCCACGTCGCCAACAAGGGCCGGGCGGGCCGAGGCATGAAGCTCCGGCCGGGGCTGACCCTCGCCCTCGAACCCTGGTTCGCCAGGACGACCGACCGGATCGTCTACGACCCCGACGGCTGGACCATCCGGTCGGCGGACGGCTCGCGCACGGCTCACTCCGAGCACACGGTGGCCGTCACCGAGGGCGCCCCGCTGGTGCTCACCCGGCGGGAAGCGGAGAACTCTGCGCCGCAGGGGAACTCGGCCGGTCGACTGTCCACGACGGACGCCTAG
- a CDS encoding heavy metal translocating P-type ATPase, with amino-acid sequence MSAHTRPPDTAEQRVELILGGMTCAACAARVERALNKVDGARASVNFATERAVVHHTSAVTPEGLLAVVERAGYQATVRQAPGDAEQRQSRARQIRELRRRLAVAALLAVPLGNIAITLALVPELRFPYWELLCLLLATPVVFWSAAPFHRAALQALRHGSSTMDTLVSLGVLASYGWSVFSLLLGGSAEPGYWLGFGTTAAGADAVYLEVAAGVTTFLLAGRYFEMRSRHRAVDLLTALDGLAAKDVRVLRAGVETVVPIGALAVGDLFIVRPGEKIAADGRVERGLSTVDTSAITGESVPAEVGPETRVVGGTINLSGRLVVQATAVGARSQLAQMSALAERAQAGKARIQRLADRICAIFVPVVLVITAITFASWLLTGHATTEAFRAAVSVLIIACPCALGLATPTALMVGVGRGAQLGILIKGPEALETSRRIDTVVLDKTGTVTTGRMTLTEIVPVGSLPADQVLRLAAAVESASEHPIAAAVTARAHAELGDLPEVDRFTASPGLGARGEVEGRAVLIGRASLLADEDISIDAAIAERLADAQRTGATAVVVAVDEIVVGLLVVRDEVRPGAREAVAHLHRLGLRTLLLSGDTEITARAVADEVGITEVSAGVLPAEKAAAVAELQGAGRRVAMVGDGVNDAPALATADLGLAMARGTDIALRSADVILVRDDLRVVADAILLSHQTLRTIHGNLGWAFVYNLAGIPLAAFGLLNPLIAGAAMSLSSLLVVSNSLRLRRFSSVDVGPGSAEPRP; translated from the coding sequence ATGTCCGCCCACACCAGACCCCCCGACACCGCCGAGCAGCGCGTCGAGCTGATCCTCGGCGGGATGACCTGCGCAGCCTGCGCCGCCCGCGTGGAACGAGCCCTGAACAAGGTCGACGGTGCCCGCGCCTCGGTAAACTTCGCGACCGAGCGTGCGGTGGTGCACCACACGTCGGCGGTGACGCCCGAGGGACTCCTCGCCGTGGTCGAACGCGCGGGCTACCAGGCGACGGTGCGGCAGGCGCCGGGCGATGCCGAACAGCGGCAGTCCCGGGCCCGGCAGATCAGGGAGCTTCGGCGGCGGCTGGCGGTGGCGGCGTTGCTCGCGGTGCCGCTCGGGAACATCGCCATCACACTCGCGCTGGTGCCCGAGCTGCGGTTTCCCTACTGGGAGCTGCTGTGCCTGCTGCTCGCCACCCCGGTCGTCTTCTGGTCTGCGGCGCCGTTCCACCGCGCTGCCCTGCAAGCGCTGCGGCACGGTTCGTCGACGATGGACACGCTGGTGTCCCTCGGCGTGCTCGCCTCCTACGGCTGGTCGGTCTTCTCGCTGCTGCTGGGCGGCTCCGCCGAACCGGGCTACTGGCTCGGCTTCGGCACCACGGCCGCCGGTGCGGACGCGGTGTACCTGGAGGTCGCGGCCGGGGTGACGACGTTCCTGCTGGCCGGTCGCTACTTCGAGATGCGGTCCCGCCACCGTGCGGTCGACCTGCTGACTGCGCTGGACGGGCTCGCCGCCAAGGACGTCCGCGTGCTGCGCGCGGGAGTGGAGACCGTCGTCCCGATCGGCGCGCTCGCCGTCGGCGACCTGTTCATCGTGCGCCCCGGCGAGAAGATCGCCGCCGACGGCCGGGTGGAACGCGGCCTGTCCACTGTGGACACCAGTGCGATCACCGGCGAGTCGGTGCCCGCCGAGGTCGGCCCCGAGACGAGGGTGGTCGGCGGGACCATCAATCTCAGCGGGCGGCTCGTGGTGCAGGCCACCGCGGTCGGTGCCCGGTCGCAGCTCGCGCAGATGAGTGCGCTCGCCGAGCGCGCGCAGGCGGGCAAGGCCCGCATCCAACGGCTGGCCGACCGGATCTGCGCGATCTTCGTCCCCGTGGTGCTGGTGATCACGGCGATCACCTTCGCCAGCTGGCTGCTCACCGGCCATGCCACGACGGAGGCGTTCCGGGCCGCCGTGTCGGTGCTGATCATCGCCTGCCCCTGCGCGCTGGGGCTCGCGACACCGACCGCGTTGATGGTGGGCGTCGGACGAGGCGCACAGCTCGGCATCCTCATCAAGGGTCCGGAGGCCCTGGAGACCAGCAGGCGCATCGACACGGTCGTGCTGGACAAGACCGGGACGGTGACCACCGGACGGATGACGCTCACCGAGATCGTTCCCGTCGGGAGCCTCCCGGCAGACCAGGTCCTCCGGCTCGCGGCGGCGGTGGAGAGCGCCTCGGAACACCCGATCGCGGCGGCCGTGACGGCGCGGGCCCACGCCGAACTCGGCGACCTGCCCGAGGTGGACCGTTTCACGGCCTCGCCCGGTCTCGGCGCGCGCGGCGAGGTCGAGGGCCGGGCAGTCCTCATCGGCCGGGCGTCGCTGCTCGCCGACGAGGACATCTCGATCGACGCCGCTATTGCGGAGCGACTCGCCGACGCACAACGGACCGGAGCGACGGCCGTCGTCGTGGCGGTCGACGAGATCGTCGTGGGGCTGCTGGTGGTTCGTGACGAGGTCAGGCCGGGTGCGCGCGAGGCCGTCGCGCACCTGCACCGACTCGGCCTGCGCACCCTGTTGTTGAGCGGAGACACCGAGATCACGGCGAGAGCCGTCGCCGACGAGGTGGGCATCACCGAGGTGTCGGCAGGCGTGCTGCCCGCCGAGAAGGCGGCCGCCGTCGCGGAGCTGCAGGGCGCGGGCCGTCGGGTGGCCATGGTGGGCGACGGCGTCAACGACGCCCCGGCGCTGGCCACGGCGGACCTGGGTCTGGCCATGGCGCGCGGCACCGACATCGCCCTGCGTTCGGCCGACGTCATCCTGGTGCGGGACGACCTCCGCGTGGTCGCGGACGCGATCCTGCTCTCCCATCAGACGCTGCGCACCATTCACGGCAATCTCGGCTGGGCGTTCGTCTACAACCTGGCGGGAATTCCGCTGGCGGCATTCGGCCTGCTCAACCCGTTGATCGCCGGCGCGGCCATGTCGCTGTCCTCGCTGCTGGTGGTGAGCAACAGCCTGCGGCTGCGGCGCTTCTCGAGCGTCGACGTCGGGCCGGGAAGCGCCGAACCCCGGCCGTAG
- a CDS encoding rhamnogalacturonan lyase family protein, producing the protein MLDGETGALRTAAPVPADYLADGPMYARFGVGHLDGVTPSLVAYLKNRVGNGGFNLAIGAWQFDGEDLTQEWRWLRGDQDAPDGHNTRIIDVDGDGKDEIVEIGFVLNGDGTLRYSLADAGIVHGDRFHIADIDPQRPGLEGYGVQQDNPSGLREYYYDAADGEMIWQHFGDGVADVGRGMVGDIDPRFPGMEVWSFSGLYNASTDELTEPDTGLAPWPQLGLWWDGDLTMELLNDGKFEKWDPENPRPSNSLRRLLRNSDYGAVNAHGVNPALVGDILGDWREEVVYTNADRDELIVFTTDQPTDTRLYTLAHNPAYRNAMTLHGYLQSHHVDYFLGHGMSTPPRPAISYVGE; encoded by the coding sequence GTGCTCGACGGCGAGACCGGCGCGCTTCGGACCGCCGCCCCGGTGCCTGCCGACTACCTCGCAGACGGCCCGATGTACGCGCGCTTCGGCGTCGGCCACCTCGACGGCGTCACCCCGAGTCTGGTGGCGTACCTGAAGAACCGGGTGGGCAACGGTGGCTTCAACCTCGCCATCGGTGCCTGGCAGTTCGACGGCGAGGACCTGACGCAGGAGTGGAGATGGCTGCGCGGAGATCAGGACGCGCCGGACGGGCACAACACCCGCATCATCGACGTCGACGGTGACGGGAAGGACGAGATCGTCGAGATCGGATTCGTCCTCAATGGCGACGGCACCCTGCGCTACTCGCTGGCCGACGCGGGCATCGTCCACGGCGACCGCTTTCACATCGCCGACATCGATCCGCAACGGCCCGGTCTGGAGGGCTACGGCGTGCAGCAGGACAACCCCAGCGGCCTGCGCGAGTACTACTACGACGCCGCCGACGGCGAGATGATCTGGCAGCACTTCGGTGACGGCGTCGCCGACGTCGGGCGGGGCATGGTCGGCGACATCGACCCCCGCTTCCCCGGCATGGAGGTCTGGTCCTTCTCCGGCCTCTACAACGCCTCCACCGACGAGCTCACCGAACCCGACACCGGGCTGGCGCCGTGGCCGCAGCTGGGGTTGTGGTGGGACGGCGATCTCACCATGGAACTGCTCAACGACGGCAAGTTCGAGAAGTGGGACCCCGAGAACCCGAGGCCGAGCAACAGCCTGCGCCGGCTGCTGCGGAACTCCGACTACGGGGCGGTCAACGCGCACGGGGTGAACCCCGCACTCGTCGGTGACATCCTGGGCGACTGGCGCGAAGAGGTCGTCTACACCAACGCCGACCGCGACGAGCTGATCGTCTTCACGACCGACCAGCCCACCGACACGCGGCTCTACACCCTGGCCCACAACCCGGCCTACCGCAATGCCATGACCCTGCACGGTTATCTGCAGTCACATCACGTCGACTACTTCCTCGGTCACGGGATGAGCACGCCCCCGAGGCCTGCCATCTCCTACGTCGGGGAGTGA
- a CDS encoding tRNA-dependent cyclodipeptide synthase — translation MPQDTLFLTSPFNPIVITADGCANGRNIFWSASVRGSYLSVALLTRLLGWAHRRFAEVDVVIPDTTLVHTQLELGHSEKETQERSREECNRVVRAWDQIGLERAPERWHLLSEFAECPRYRALLSQAEAAVAQPSPLRRACLHTSRVVLESRRPSVPFTDEQIEQGARYVVAELPFVVDTAGILGVPSSVSFYHRAAEFIREVVAARGPLRPVPSPGCALIRPATTAAESSASAATTLPG, via the coding sequence ATGCCGCAGGACACACTGTTTCTGACTTCACCGTTCAACCCAATAGTGATAACTGCCGACGGGTGTGCGAACGGACGGAACATCTTCTGGTCAGCGTCAGTCCGGGGCAGCTACCTCAGCGTGGCGCTGCTGACTCGACTGCTGGGATGGGCACACCGGAGGTTCGCGGAGGTCGACGTCGTCATTCCCGACACGACTTTGGTGCACACCCAACTCGAATTGGGACATTCGGAGAAGGAAACCCAGGAGCGGAGCCGGGAAGAGTGCAACCGGGTGGTGCGGGCCTGGGATCAGATCGGGCTGGAACGTGCCCCCGAGCGCTGGCACCTGCTCTCGGAGTTCGCCGAATGCCCGCGCTATCGGGCCCTGCTGAGCCAGGCGGAGGCAGCGGTCGCACAACCGTCGCCACTGCGACGGGCCTGCCTGCACACCAGCCGCGTCGTGCTGGAGTCCCGGCGGCCGAGCGTCCCGTTCACCGACGAGCAGATCGAACAGGGTGCCCGGTACGTCGTGGCTGAGCTGCCATTCGTCGTCGACACCGCCGGCATCCTCGGTGTGCCGTCGTCGGTGAGCTTCTATCACCGAGCCGCCGAATTCATCCGCGAGGTGGTCGCCGCACGCGGCCCGCTGCGCCCCGTCCCCTCCCCGGGATGTGCGCTGATCCGCCCGGCGACGACTGCGGCGGAGAGCTCCGCCTCCGCCGCGACCACCCTGCCCGGCTGA